The nucleotide sequence AAATGATGTATTCAAACACAGATGAAGATATTCAAGAGATCAGTAATGGTTTTGCAAGCAGGTCTTACGGCAGACAAACCTGTTTACGACAGGTTCTGGAGTCCCGCgagacttttttttttgttttttgtcacggacaataatatggtgtttaacgaagataagttccagctcatgcgctatggaaaaaatgaaaatataaaaacggaaaccacgtacaaaactcaggcaaatcataacatagaacgaaaaggcaatgtaaaggatctgggtatactcatgtcggaagaccttacctttaaagaacacaataaagtagccgtcacaactgcaagaaaaatgacaggttggataacaagaacttttcacactagagatgctataccgatgatgatacttttcaaaacgcttgtgctctctagagtagagtactgctgcacaatgacagcacctttcaaagctggagaaattgctgacctggagagcgtgcagagatcctttactgctagaatccactcagtaaaacatctaaactattgggaccgactaaagagcctaaaactgtactcccttgagcgcaggcgggagaggtacataataatttacacgtggaaaatattagaggggctggtcccaaacctgcacacagaaataacatcacatgagaccagaagacatggcaggatgtgcagaatacccccgatgAAAAGCAGAGGAGATCTTTTCCAATAAATAAAGAAAGTCAAGGATGTAATGTTAGAGGGAAGGGGAATGCAATAGTACCACTTTCTCCTGTAGTTGGCGCACTCGTCAATAGATGGCACTATTAGGCCGGGCGAGCGTTGGGTTGGGTGTTACATGATCTATATATTTTATAGAGCTTTCCTATCCTTCTTCCATAGTCTCTTGTTAGTGCGTATGTTTATAGTGTGTGGGGAAGGCAACGAGTCGGGCCACTTTCCTGCATTTGTCATTCAATCCCCAACTTTTTGAGGTGAAAATATTCTCTCCGTGCTTCAAGGTTTGTGTATAAAAGGATAGTTATTGCTATTTGTTTAAATCCATGAATGTTATGGAACCGGTGTTGTGTGACGTTAGTTGGTGTTTTACTTTTCTTCCACAATGAAGGTGGTATCTGGGTGGTTTGTGTTTAATCCTCTTATATTctcagtatactctcccacagatAATTTGTTCAAATATACTTAAAAAGCTATAAGAAATGAAAGCTTAAGTTTAATTAACACGTGATAATTGGAGGTAAACTAAATAGTGTTCACTTTAATTGATCGTCTGTCTTTTTACACTCTTAAAGGTAAATTATAACCTCCAGTACTTCTTGATCAAACTTGTACCGCATCAGATGATTTTATTGATTTAACTTTCATGCAGCAACTTTTCCTTCTTATCTCAGATGTGTTCCTGTTCCTGGGTACTATTAATATGGACGACCCTGGTAACATCTCAAAATCTAGTCGTCGCACAACTTCCTACCGTGAGTAAAAGTCGCCTTCCAATTTTGCTTacgaaaattagattttaatttgCCTAAATCGCGGGGTGGGGGGTCCATACAAGTCACGAATGTCGTGCTAGCGTAGTCGCAGCCTAAACAATTTTAACTTTGTTATATAGATATTGGTATACAATATTCCTAATGAATTTTAAGACTAAATTGTTTTGTTGGTTCATATTATGTAATAAATCTCTCATTCCTAAATAATAAGGTACTAGTACCACTAAAAAGTTTAGTCATATCATAGCATTATCATAACCCTTTTACTGTAGTAAAATTTTAAAAAAACATTAGAAAATTATACCAATGGTTAAGGCCCTTCTCGACCATGAATGCTCAGTGGAAAAGGGTCACATTAAGGCTTGTAACGAGTCTAATGAATTGTTTCCATCATTCACTATGGGTGGAAGATGAACAATTGGCTTTTACAACCAACTATTTGGTACTGCTTAAATTTAACCTTACAGGTATGTAACATCTAGCGCATACTTTTATAAATGTGTAGATTTTGTTAAATTTTTGGAGCGGTCTTTTGGTTTACTTTACTGTACTATAAGACTTGTATAGCCACTACGGCGCAGCAGTGCCTGTACGCAGCTCCTAGACCTGTGATTTCTTTGTAATTTTAAGACTTGCAATGGCGTATTTACATGTACCTTTTAAATGGTTCGCCTTCCTCTAACCCATCAGCCTGGCTCTGGTTATGGCAGTCAGACCAAAGGTACGGCTACTACCAGCTCTCAGGGGTCATCGGGTCAActcttcttgcccgaaacgcattgcgtaatagtggctttaggcattgtatgtactagatctatctatatatcaatccattaatgtaacatcacttgtatgtatataccttacctgaataaacatctaatctaatctaaaacTAGGCAGCGGTCCAGTTGTAGGTGGCGGCCCGGGCGTCGACAGCGGTCCACTTTTGGGTGCTGGATTAGGCCTTGGCAGCGGTCAAGGAGTGGGTATTAACCTCGGCCAAGGCATCGGCGGCGGTCCAGTTGGCAGTTCTGGCCAAGGAGTAGGCAGCGGTGACAGGGCTGGACAAGTTAGCAGCGGGCCTCGAGCTACCTCTGGCAGCAGCGGTCCGGCTCCTTACGCTGGTGCAAGGTACGGCAGTCCTCAAGTGAGCAGAGTGGATGCACTATTTAACCCCACTGTCACCCAGCTCTTCACCATCGACCGCTTCGTCACCCTCACTGATCAGGCTTTCCAGAGTGTGGCTGTCACCCTCACTTCCCTCACCATCAGGACTGTAACCACTGGAACACGCGCGGTGAGTACTTGGTATGTATTGTGATAAACGATGGTCTGGACGCTGACCTTCGACTAGTTTAAGTATTCTTTCACAGGTGGCACAGACGCCGGTGGATGACCGCGTAGCCCTCCAGACAACGGTAGTTGTCAGACCTTCGACACTAACGGTCACGTACGTGCAGTCGGACTTCAGGATTGTGACTGAAAGGTCTTTAGACTACGTGACAATCGCCCACACCTCGTACGTAATCATGCAGACTACCTACACAACTACTGCTACCCAAGT is from Procambarus clarkii isolate CNS0578487 chromosome 54, FALCON_Pclarkii_2.0, whole genome shotgun sequence and encodes:
- the LOC138352621 gene encoding uncharacterized protein; the protein is MDDPGNISKSSRRTTSYRSGPVVGGGPGVDSGPLLGAGLGLGSGQGVGINLGQGIGGGPVGSSGQGVGSGDRAGQVSSGPRATSGSSGPAPYAGARYGSPQVSRVDALFNPTVTQLFTIDRFVTLTDQAFQSVAVTLTSLTIRTVTTGTRAVAQTPVDDRVALQTTVVVRPSTLTVTYVQSDFRIVTERSLDYVTIAHTSYVIMQTTYTTTATQVLSYTTTLVRTNMNTKSTVFTDYRTVTDTVLVPGSRYGYRQL